A window of Juglans regia cultivar Chandler chromosome 7, Walnut 2.0, whole genome shotgun sequence contains these coding sequences:
- the LOC108986102 gene encoding putative glucose-6-phosphate 1-epimerase isoform X1 — MSSSSSGEMVFVEHTKGVNGLPKVILREVRGCSAEVYLYGAQVTSWKNEHGEELLFLSSKAIFKPPKAIRGGIPICFPQFGIQGSLEQHGFARNRHWMVDPDPPPFLTCSPNKAFIDLILKHSEEDAKIWPHRYEFRLRVTLGPGGDLMMTSRIRNTNTDGKPFMFTFSYHTYFAVTDISEVRVEGLETLDYLDYLKNKERFTEQGDAITFEAEVDKAYLSTPTKIAIIDHERKRTYELRKDGLPDAVVWNPWDKKAKAIPDFGDNEYKHMLCVEAACVEKPITLKPGEEWRGRQELSAVPSSYCSGQLDPQKAL, encoded by the exons atGTCGAGTTCTTCGTCTGGGGAAATGGTGTTTGTGGAGCACACTAAGGGTGTGAATGGCCTCCCAAAGGTCATTCTCCGCGAGGTTCGTGGCTGTTCTGCTGAG GTATATTTGTATGGGGCTCAAGTTACCTCTTGGAAGAATGAGCATGGAGAAGAATTGCTTTTTCTTAGTAGTAAG GCTATTTTTAAGCCTCCAAAGGCTATACGTGGAGGTATTCCAATTTGTTTTCCTCAA TTTGGAATTCAGGGTTCTCTTGAACAACATGGGTTTGCTAGGAATAGGCATTGGATGGTAGATCCTGATCCTCCGCCTTTTCTGACATGTAGCCCCAACAAGGCTTTCATTGATTTGATCCTTAAGCACTCTGAAGAAGATGCAAAGATCTGGCCACACAG ATACGAGTTTCGCCTAAGGGTAACTTTGGGACCTGGAGGAGATTTGATGATGACTTCTCGTATTCGCAATACAAATACCGATGGAAAGCCGTTTATGTTCACATTTTCCTACCACACATATTTTGCCGTTACCGATATCAG TGAAGTGCGTGTGGAAGGACTAGAGACCTTGGATTATTTGGATTACCTGAAGAATAAAGAGAGATTTACAGAACAAGGGGATGCAATAACGTTCGAAGCAGAA GTGGACAAAGCATATCTCAGTACACCCACAAAAATTGCCATTATTGACCATGAAAGGAAGAGAACGTATGAATTGCGGAAAGATGGACTTCCAGATGCTG TGGTTTGGAATCCATGGGATAAGAAGGCAAAGGCAATTCCTGACTTTGGGGATAATGAATACAAGCACATGCTATGTGTTGAGGCTGCTTGTGTGGAGAAACCCATTACATTGAAACCTGGTGAAGAATGGAGAGGAAGGCAGGAACTATCTGCTGTTCCTTCCAGTTACTGTAGCGGACAACTTGACCCACAAAAGGCTCTTTAA
- the LOC108986102 gene encoding putative glucose-6-phosphate 1-epimerase isoform X2, whose amino-acid sequence MSSSSSGEMVFVEHTKGVNGLPKVILREVRGCSAEVYLYGAQVTSWKNEHGEELLFLSSKAIFKPPKAIRGGIPICFPQGSLEQHGFARNRHWMVDPDPPPFLTCSPNKAFIDLILKHSEEDAKIWPHRYEFRLRVTLGPGGDLMMTSRIRNTNTDGKPFMFTFSYHTYFAVTDISEVRVEGLETLDYLDYLKNKERFTEQGDAITFEAEVDKAYLSTPTKIAIIDHERKRTYELRKDGLPDAVVWNPWDKKAKAIPDFGDNEYKHMLCVEAACVEKPITLKPGEEWRGRQELSAVPSSYCSGQLDPQKAL is encoded by the exons atGTCGAGTTCTTCGTCTGGGGAAATGGTGTTTGTGGAGCACACTAAGGGTGTGAATGGCCTCCCAAAGGTCATTCTCCGCGAGGTTCGTGGCTGTTCTGCTGAG GTATATTTGTATGGGGCTCAAGTTACCTCTTGGAAGAATGAGCATGGAGAAGAATTGCTTTTTCTTAGTAGTAAG GCTATTTTTAAGCCTCCAAAGGCTATACGTGGAGGTATTCCAATTTGTTTTCCTCAA GGTTCTCTTGAACAACATGGGTTTGCTAGGAATAGGCATTGGATGGTAGATCCTGATCCTCCGCCTTTTCTGACATGTAGCCCCAACAAGGCTTTCATTGATTTGATCCTTAAGCACTCTGAAGAAGATGCAAAGATCTGGCCACACAG ATACGAGTTTCGCCTAAGGGTAACTTTGGGACCTGGAGGAGATTTGATGATGACTTCTCGTATTCGCAATACAAATACCGATGGAAAGCCGTTTATGTTCACATTTTCCTACCACACATATTTTGCCGTTACCGATATCAG TGAAGTGCGTGTGGAAGGACTAGAGACCTTGGATTATTTGGATTACCTGAAGAATAAAGAGAGATTTACAGAACAAGGGGATGCAATAACGTTCGAAGCAGAA GTGGACAAAGCATATCTCAGTACACCCACAAAAATTGCCATTATTGACCATGAAAGGAAGAGAACGTATGAATTGCGGAAAGATGGACTTCCAGATGCTG TGGTTTGGAATCCATGGGATAAGAAGGCAAAGGCAATTCCTGACTTTGGGGATAATGAATACAAGCACATGCTATGTGTTGAGGCTGCTTGTGTGGAGAAACCCATTACATTGAAACCTGGTGAAGAATGGAGAGGAAGGCAGGAACTATCTGCTGTTCCTTCCAGTTACTGTAGCGGACAACTTGACCCACAAAAGGCTCTTTAA